Proteins from one Desulfurellaceae bacterium genomic window:
- a CDS encoding CoA transferase: protein MSGALAGYRILDLTQGLCGPFGAMRLGDAGAEIVKLEPLDGDASRTMGPPFVGQDSAVFLSLNRNKKSLALDIRTAEGRAIIRRLVARADALIADLAPDEAEELGLDYAALQERNPQLVYCAVSAFGDKGPLRNLPGAELVIQAMADYTNSLGRIGEPPVRLGTDVASLSTGVFVSQAVTAGLFHRLRTGQGQRVSVSMLGTLLHMRGIMWTSMTDPDDWYGFHLDN, encoded by the coding sequence ATGTCTGGGGCACTGGCCGGCTATCGCATTCTTGATCTGACCCAGGGCTTGTGCGGTCCGTTCGGTGCCATGCGTCTGGGTGACGCGGGCGCCGAGATCGTCAAGCTTGAGCCGCTCGACGGGGACGCCTCGCGGACCATGGGACCGCCGTTTGTCGGGCAAGACAGCGCCGTTTTTCTGAGTCTCAACCGCAACAAGAAGAGCCTGGCGCTCGATATCCGGACGGCCGAGGGCCGGGCGATCATCCGGCGGCTGGTAGCCAGAGCCGACGCCCTGATTGCGGACCTGGCGCCGGACGAGGCCGAAGAGTTGGGGCTCGACTACGCCGCCCTGCAAGAACGCAATCCCCAGCTGGTCTACTGCGCGGTGAGCGCTTTTGGCGACAAGGGACCGCTGCGGAATCTGCCCGGGGCCGAGCTGGTCATTCAGGCCATGGCCGACTACACCAACTCGCTGGGCCGGATTGGCGAGCCGCCGGTGCGTTTGGGGACGGACGTGGCCAGTCTCAGCACCGGCGTGTTTGTCTCTCAGGCAGTTACGGCCGGCCTGTTCCACCGTTTGCGCACGGGTCAGGGCCAGCGCGTGTCGGTCAGCATGCTGGGCACCCTGTTGCACATGCGGGGCATCATGTGGACGTCGATGACCGACCCGGACGACTGGTACGGCTTCCACCTCGACAAC